In the genome of Sulfurihydrogenibium sp., the window CGCTCCCATCTTTTTTAGTGTTGACAATAAATCCATTTCTGTTAAAGTTGTTTTCATTATCTCCTTGGAAGACTTCAAAGCCGGTTAAAAGATAAAATGGAGTTGGTGCAAGCCACGATAATTGAATGCCTGTTTCGTTTAGATTTTCTTCTCCAAAAACAGCTCTGTATATCAAAGGTGCGTCTGCAAAGTTCCAAACGTGATGGTGTTGCTTATTTAGCCTTCCAAACTCGCTATAAAATTTACCACCTTTTAGCTTTAAGTTATAGGGCAAATCTCTTGTTTGAAAATATCCTTCTTCAATTTCAAAGCTATCTTTACCAAGATGAAAAACACCAACCAAATCAAAGTATGGGTCAACTGCTGAAGATATATACATTTCAGAATAATTGAAGTTAAAACCTCTTTCAGCATTATATGGCGCGTGACCATGACTATGATCTCCGTGACTATGGAAAAATCCATGATTAAATCCTGGAATTTGAATAGATTTGTAGGTATCATCTGTAAGACTTCTGCTTACATAAGAAAAGTCTGTAATCAAAGATATATCAGGTACAAACTTAGCCTGCGAGAATGGATTAGATAGTATTTTATCAATGGTGCTTTCTGTTTGTAAGTTTTGTAATTTTTCCTTTGTCTGATTTAAAACTTCCTGTTGTTGCTCTAACTGGTTCAATCTTTCTTGAAGTTTATTTATAATCTCCCTTTGTTTTTCGAGCTCTTTTTTTAACTCCTCTATGTCTTCTGCGTATGAAAATGTAAATAACGCCAACGTTGCAAGTAAGTATTTTTTCATAGTGCACCTCCTGTTTTTAATTTTAAAAAGTTAAATCGTAAAAAGTTTAGATATCAAGCTAATACAGGAGGTGCTCTTGGATTTTTATTAGATGTTTTTTGAGATTTTAAGATTGACGTTTTGAATATTATTGGAAAATCTTGATTAAAAGTTTGTATCTCATAAAAAAATTCAAGAGAATTTGGGTCTTCTGATTGTTGGTTTAGTTGCAGTATACAAACCTGACAGTCAGTATGATGTTTTCCATCCTTATGATGGTGTGTTATAGTTAAACTATTTGCAATTAATAGTATTATGCTTATTAATAAGCTAAGAATTCTGCTTAGTTTTAACATGATAATATTGTTATTATAACATATACGTCGGGTGAGAAATTTAAAAAACCTGGAGATTCTTTTGTTGCCGGCAGCGGGTGACAGCGTTAGATGACTTTGTCTTCATGATGGCTTTATTGGAGGCTTTATTTTCAAAGTTTATAAAAATCACTTATTTCTCACTTGAAATTAATAACAAAATATTTAATTTCCAATCTCTTTCTCTACCAAACTACAAAATCGTTCATAATCTTCTTTTGTATCGATGCCGACGGTATCCTTAGAAGCTTTGGCAAGTTTTATTTTGTAGCCATTGTATAAAAATCTTAGCTGTTCTAACTTTTCTACTTCTTCTATTGGTGCAGGTTTAAGATTGTATGAAAAATCTATCAATGCTTTTTTATGATAGCCATAAATGCCTAAGTGTTTTTTTGGAGTAAGAGTTTTTAACATCTGATTAAAATCTAAATCCCTATAAAATGGAATTGGACTTCTTGAAAAGTAGATGGCAAAATCGTCTTTATCAGAAATAACTTTAACTATGTTTGGATTTAAATAATCATCTTCTTTTTCTATTGGATAATACAAAGTTGCAACAGGAGAATCTTTTAACAGGTCAAAAAGCTTGACTATATCTCCAGGGTCAATGAGTGGCTCGTCGCCTTGAACGTTGACTATATAGTCTAAATCTTTATCTTTTACTGCGTAAGCTATCCTGTCTGAACCACTTTTTAAATCCGATGGTGTAAGAATAATTTCAATTGGATAATCTTTCAAAATTTCTATAAATTCTTGACTATCGCAGGCAACTATTACAGGTATCTCCGTTTTAAGACAGTTTTCAACAGTCCAAGCAATTACAGGCTTTCCATTTACTGGCAAAAGTAGCTTATCTTTTAATCTTGTAGAACCTTTCCTTGCCGGTATAACAATAGCTTTTCTCATTTTACAATACAGATAACTTAAACTTTATGTAAAGCTCTTTTTGAAAATCTGTTAAAAATCCAATGGTTAAGCCTTGGTTTGTAATATCAACACCTTTTTCCGATTGGCTGATTGTGTTGATTGGATAGCTAAATATATCGCAATCTTTTACAGATTCTATAATGATCGTTTTATTTGTAAACTCATCAAATATAGAAAATTTATTGCTTTTTCCATGATAGATTGGCTGTCTGAACCTCTCTTCTAAATTTGCAAAATGGAAGTTAAATTCCAACAAGTATTTTAAAGGATTTTCGTATCTTGTTGTAAGGTTTACAATATACTCTATTGTACTTCCTTTAATAAAGTATTTTTTAACAAGAGTTGAATCATACTTTTTGTCTAAGTAAATACCACCTTCTCGTTTAAAAATGATTTCTTCGTTTACGTATTCAATATTAAATGGCTGGTTTGCAAAGTCCGAAAACTCTCTAAAACTACATCTATAAAAACTGTCTAAACTAAAGCTCTCATCTGTAATATGGTCTATAAATGAGTTTTTGTTATACCAATCGTAAATCAGCAAATCTTTTGCTTTTTCTGGGTCTATCGTCGTTTGCATCTCGTGAATTGTTGAGATTCCTTCATCGTTATGATTGCTTGATTGATTTGTTTGAAGTAGCTTATAGTGATATCCTTCTTTTCTTCTTGTTAAAGTGTTTTGAAAATTAAACTCTTTATCTTTAATTGAAAGCTCTGTTAGCTGACCTGCTTCTTTGCTATCAAAAATCAATATTAAATTATCTGTATGAACTTTTACCTCTTCGTATCCATCGTAATTTATATCTTTAATTTCAACTTTTTTATGTTTTTTTGTTATTTTTTCAATCTCTTTTTCTGCTTTTATGATAAATCTGTAAGCATTATTTCTTAAGTTTGGAAGATAAAGACCACCAAAAATTCCGTGCCATAAAACATCATTACATTGAGATTTTAAAAGATTGTCTAAAAAAGCTTGGTTTTTCTTATAATCTCTGTAAGAGATTGACAAGTCTAAAAATCTTTTATGTATCCTGTTTGATTCTGGATATTTTACTAAAAAGTTGTGCCATATGTTGCCTTTTACAAACTTTTCAAACTCTCGACTCATGTCGTTTTTTTCTAAAAATTCTTTTAATTTTTCAAACTTTTCAAAATCTTCTGCAAATAAGCTCCATTCTCCCATTTCATGGTATGAAGTGATAGGAAGGTAAGCTATTCCAAGTGGTTTTTGATTTTCTGAATATTCTTGATAGTGGGTAAATTCGATGTTCTTTGAGTTTGAAATTTCACTTAAAAAATTTTCTAACCAACCTTGCTGATAAACCCACTGGTAAGTTTTTGGCCAAATTCCAAACTTTTCTCCATCATCAAAAATTATTCCAGCTGGATTTTCAATGTTTGGCAAAGTATACAGATATTCTTTTATTTTATCGACTGTTTTAAACGGGATTAAATATCTAAGATTTTTATCTATTGGAAAAAGTTTTACTTTGTAGCCGTTTGACTCTGTAATGTAATATCCATAAAGATTTTCTTTTCTAAATCCTGCTGACAAGAAATGATAATCATCTACAATCACATAGTCAATTCCAAGATTTACAATATCCGGTACGATGCTACTGTCCCAAACCCTTTCTGTAAGCCATAATCCTTTTGGTGTCTGGTCAAAGTTTTCTTTGATAAATTTATTTAACTTCTCAATTTGATATTTTCTATCATCTGACGGGATGGCTGCAAGGATTGGCTCGTAGTATCCACCACTGAAAAATTCTATCTGACCGTTAAATGCTAAATCTTGAAGAAGTTTAAATGTTTCTTTACTATAATTTTTTATGTACTCTAAAAGCCATCCTGAGTAATGAACTGCAAACTTAAATTTTGGATATTTTTTAGCTGTTTTTAAAAAAGGTTTATAAGCCTTTTCTATAGCTTCATCAAGTACTTCATAAAAGTTTTCAACCGGCTGATGACAATGTATTCCAAATAGTAATTTAACCATCTTACACCATCCAATCATAATCAAAATTTTCTGATATATCTAACATAATTATACTGCAAACAGGCAACTTCTGTAAAAGCTGAGAATCTTTTAAGATTTCTATATAAAACTCAAACTTTTTCTCGTTTAGAAGATTTAAAGGTATTTTAATTTCAATTATTTTTTCGCTTACAGCTTCAACGCCGTTTTCATCTGTGTATTTTTCATTTGAAATTGGAACGGAAAATGAAATTTCTTTATCTGTGATGAAATTTAGTCTTAGTATATCGTTTTTTATCTGATTAACACTGCCATCAAATCTAAGATAAAAATTTTCTTTATCATAGCCATAGTAAAGTTTATTTAATAAAATCTCTGTGTTCATGGATGATAAATCAAAAGTTAAGTCTATCTCTCCTGAAAACAACCATTCAAAGTAGTTTGTAATCTTTCCATCAATTGTCGGTTTAATATAGTTTTTTGGCTTTTTTATGACAGGTTGTTTAAATGTTTGCTTTATCGGTTTACTTAGCTTAGCCGGTGGCTTTTTGCCAAGAACATCATAAACTTTCATTAGATTAGACCTAAATAAAAGGTCAAATTTATCTGCGTAGATGGTAAAATGGTCATCTCCATACCACCAAAACCAATCACTTCCTTCTGCTATGTAGATATATTCTATTGCTTTTTTATATAGATCATTTTCTTTTTCTGATTCTAAAAAGTTTCTTGTTTCTGATAGGTACTCCCACGCCGTGTTTTTCTCCGGATGTCCTATCCATGTTGTAAAATTTCCATATATCCAACTACCGGCTTTTATTGATTCTAAATTTTCGGTTTCTACATTTTTCTCTAAAACTTCTGAAAATGTAATACATTCTATCCATTTTTGGTGAGAGATTTCAAAGTATAATCTATCGAAAAAATCTTTACCATTGTTTTTATAAAACTCCCAAGCATTCTCTCCATCGAGAATCACACTTACAACTTGACAGTGCTGAGAAGAATTATAGATTGATTTTAGATGGGATATAAAATCATCCACTGCATCCTTTTCGTTCATGTTCTGATATCTAAATCCTATGCTATCGCTTAAATATCTATCTCTAAAAAACAGGTAAACATCTTTGTACTTGTAAATCTTATACTTATCTCTTTTTCCTATTGAGTTATAAAGCACATCTTCATCTGTTGCTGTCCATTTTATTTTATGCTCTATAAATAAATCTAATGTTTGATTTGATAAAGAACCTTCAGCCGGCCAAAGTCCATTTGGTTTTTTATCAAAAATACTTTGATACTCATCTAAAGCTGAATTAAGATGATAAACTGCATCTTCTTTAAAGTTTGCTGTAATCTTTGGTAGAGAGATATCAGGTTTAGATTCTTTGGCTGATTCTATGTTTAAAAGTAAAGGTAAGATGGGATGGTAATACGGCGTTGTGGTAATCTCAATCTTTCTGTCGCTTTCAAGTTTTTTGTAAAACGGGATGATTTCTTTTAGAAAGTCTAATAAAACATTTATGAGCTTTTCTTTTTCTTCTTGAGTAAAATCTTTTCCTTTTTCTAAAAGGGTTTTTATATAACGATTGTTTTCTCTAAGATAATTACCCGTCCAAGATAGCAAAAAGAGAACTTGTAAATCTAAAAAGTCTTGATTAGTTAAATTTTGAGTAGTCATATACTTTTGATAAATCTGAAAGTATCTTGGAATTGGCTTTATCATGGTGGTAAGATTTGCACTAAAAAGTATCTTTAGAAGATAGTCTTTTTCAGCAACAGAAATTTTATCTACGTCT includes:
- a CDS encoding glycoside hydrolase family 57 protein yields the protein MKKLYLCFLWHMHQPWYIDPFTQEFEMPWVFLHAIKDYYEMPWLVSRYKKIKATFNLVPSLIKQLQIYSENPSSCKFLNLSKKDVDKISVAEKDYLLKILFSANLTTMIKPIPRYFQIYQKYMTTQNLTNQDFLDLQVLFLLSWTGNYLRENNRYIKTLLEKGKDFTQEEKEKLINVLLDFLKEIIPFYKKLESDRKIEITTTPYYHPILPLLLNIESAKESKPDISLPKITANFKEDAVYHLNSALDEYQSIFDKKPNGLWPAEGSLSNQTLDLFIEHKIKWTATDEDVLYNSIGKRDKYKIYKYKDVYLFFRDRYLSDSIGFRYQNMNEKDAVDDFISHLKSIYNSSQHCQVVSVILDGENAWEFYKNNGKDFFDRLYFEISHQKWIECITFSEVLEKNVETENLESIKAGSWIYGNFTTWIGHPEKNTAWEYLSETRNFLESEKENDLYKKAIEYIYIAEGSDWFWWYGDDHFTIYADKFDLLFRSNLMKVYDVLGKKPPAKLSKPIKQTFKQPVIKKPKNYIKPTIDGKITNYFEWLFSGEIDLTFDLSSMNTEILLNKLYYGYDKENFYLRFDGSVNQIKNDILRLNFITDKEISFSVPISNEKYTDENGVEAVSEKIIEIKIPLNLLNEKKFEFYIEILKDSQLLQKLPVCSIIMLDISENFDYDWMV
- the kdsB gene encoding 3-deoxy-manno-octulosonate cytidylyltransferase: MRKAIVIPARKGSTRLKDKLLLPVNGKPVIAWTVENCLKTEIPVIVACDSQEFIEILKDYPIEIILTPSDLKSGSDRIAYAVKDKDLDYIVNVQGDEPLIDPGDIVKLFDLLKDSPVATLYYPIEKEDDYLNPNIVKVISDKDDFAIYFSRSPIPFYRDLDFNQMLKTLTPKKHLGIYGYHKKALIDFSYNLKPAPIEEVEKLEQLRFLYNGYKIKLAKASKDTVGIDTKEDYERFCSLVEKEIGN
- a CDS encoding alpha-amylase/4-alpha-glucanotransferase domain-containing protein, yielding MVKLLFGIHCHQPVENFYEVLDEAIEKAYKPFLKTAKKYPKFKFAVHYSGWLLEYIKNYSKETFKLLQDLAFNGQIEFFSGGYYEPILAAIPSDDRKYQIEKLNKFIKENFDQTPKGLWLTERVWDSSIVPDIVNLGIDYVIVDDYHFLSAGFRKENLYGYYITESNGYKVKLFPIDKNLRYLIPFKTVDKIKEYLYTLPNIENPAGIIFDDGEKFGIWPKTYQWVYQQGWLENFLSEISNSKNIEFTHYQEYSENQKPLGIAYLPITSYHEMGEWSLFAEDFEKFEKLKEFLEKNDMSREFEKFVKGNIWHNFLVKYPESNRIHKRFLDLSISYRDYKKNQAFLDNLLKSQCNDVLWHGIFGGLYLPNLRNNAYRFIIKAEKEIEKITKKHKKVEIKDINYDGYEEVKVHTDNLILIFDSKEAGQLTELSIKDKEFNFQNTLTRRKEGYHYKLLQTNQSSNHNDEGISTIHEMQTTIDPEKAKDLLIYDWYNKNSFIDHITDESFSLDSFYRCSFREFSDFANQPFNIEYVNEEIIFKREGGIYLDKKYDSTLVKKYFIKGSTIEYIVNLTTRYENPLKYLLEFNFHFANLEERFRQPIYHGKSNKFSIFDEFTNKTIIIESVKDCDIFSYPINTISQSEKGVDITNQGLTIGFLTDFQKELYIKFKLSVL